A single Montipora foliosa isolate CH-2021 chromosome 7, ASM3666993v2, whole genome shotgun sequence DNA region contains:
- the LOC138009821 gene encoding uncharacterized protein yields MAIYGNHLSFFYKEYLKEIMAFGFRSSTKETWYLVKYEDDENLRVLAEDEVCHIFLDEKNDEMQIGDVISALWIPSGQYYDAKILAKGGDKSELMRERMRQEKAKKSVQKEIEAQQKRKILRKKQMLRKRRKRNRSKQRVRKNRRQKIKKKNKKKKEQDRKRQKFLLAASRWAADSEVTTPRRGLHFQSATADSSDDETDEEVEITLKETDVSSSNCCKEQRLEIKALRKRPEKVHKRLNVALKAKTTAHVVNNRPGAGIVDNALAEEFTMVEVMGESGVFWYPHQRAYYSAFKSWPGYINAAIDIFFTKETLAVSNAKGNDRKSKNGDVHKPLTAMIIDALIGKLGYILLTFIAFPKSSLGLSFRCESGRIRDLFGTLRYYGNACAAQARTFSLKVFQWNSAFLITEECSLKPNILQIVLEVSDETVGSWIKRCVKVRNSALGDAIHILRANLTDFLSKSGTPYSSTNLLQVCRAVNGANADFRSDFGNGKREASIKFPRQALHEDHMKTIDSS; encoded by the exons ATGGCCATCTATGGCAATCATCTCAGTTTCTTCTATAaagaatatttgaaagaaattatgGCCTTCGGATTCCGTAGTTCTACAAAAG AGACCTGGTACCTTGTAAAGTATGAGGATGATGAAAATTTAAGAGTGCTTGCTGAAGATGAAGTTTGCCATATCTTCCTTGATgaaaaaaatgatgaaatgCAAATTGGGGATGTCATTAGTGCTCTATGGATCCCCAGTGGCCAATACTATGATGCCAAGATTTTAGCAAAAGGAG GTGATAAAAGTGAGCTTATGAGAGAGAGGATGAGgcaagaaaaagcaaaaaagagtgtgcaaaaggaaattgaagcgcagcaaaaaagaaaaattctgaggaAGAAGCAGATGctcagaaaaagaagaaaaagaaacagaagCAAACAGAGAGTGAGAAAGAACAGAAGGCAAAagataaagaagaaaaacaaaaaaaagaaagagcaagatCGCAAAAGACAAAAATTCTTGTTGGCAGCATCTCGATGGGCAGCAGATTCTGAGGTCACTACA CCCAGGAGGGGCCTTCATTTTCAAAGTGCCACAGCAGACAGCAGTGATGATGAAACTGACGAGGAGGTGGAAATCACTCTTAAGGAGACAGATGTTTCCAGTAGCAACTGCTGCAAGGAACAAAGGCTGGAGATTAAGGCCTTGAGAAAGAGGCCAGAGAAAGTCCACAAGCGACTCAACGTAGCAT TAAAAGCAAAGACAACTGCACACGTGGTAAACAACCGTCCTGGAGCTGGTATTGTTGACAATGCCCTGGCTGAAGAATTTACC ATGGTAGAAGTAATGGGGGAGTCAGGAGTATTTTGGTACCCTCACCAGCGGGCATACTACTCAGCGTTCAAGAGCTGGCCAGGATATATCAATGCAGCCATTGATATATTCTTCACCAAAGAAACACTTGCTGTTTCAAATGCAAAAGGAAATGACAGGAAAAGCAAGAATGGTGATGTCCACAAGCCATTGACTGCAATGATAATTGATGCCCTCATAGGTAAGTTGGGCtatattttattaacttttatAGCATTTCCCAAAAGCAGTCTTGGGTTAAGTTTTAG GTGCGAATCTGGAAGAATCCGGGATCTCTTTGGCACTCTTCGTTATTATGGGAACGCTTGTGCTGCACAGGCTAGAACATTCTCATTAAAAGTCTTTCAGTGGAACAGCGCTTTTCTCATTACAGAAGAGTGCAGTTTGAAACCTAACATTTTGCAGATTGTATTGGAAGTGTCTGATGAAACG GTAGGAAGTTGGATTAAACGTTGTGTCAAGGTAAGGAATTCTGCTCTGGGTGATGCCATCCACATCCTCAGGGCAAACCTGACAGACTTCCTGAGCAAGTCAGGGACGCCTTACAGCTCAACGAATCTTCTTCAAGTATGCAGGGCGGTGAATGGAGCCAATGCGGACTTCAGAAGCGATTTTGGAAATGGGAAAAGGGAAGCATCTATTAAGTTTCCCCGTCAAGCATTACACGAAGATCACATGAAGACCATCGACAGTTCATAA
- the LOC138009823 gene encoding uncharacterized protein, which yields MKKNHAIYLMNQARCDYYTNHIQQNSSDQRKLFNVTKSLLCDTNTASFPRVDNVPLANDFGNFFAQKIENINASLANSSTSSVPSLPATDITCLREWFTGFKTLCQEQVRLLISKAAGKSCQLDPIPTPIVLKLLDVLLPVITTLINLSFDTGRFAEAWKEALVLPSLKKPGLDSVFKNFRPVSNLSYISKLSERAGVQQFMEHLTANDLHSQLQSAYKQQHSTETALLKLRIF from the coding sequence atgaagaaaaaccaTGCAATATACTTGATGAACCAAGCTCGCTGTGATTATTACACCAATCATATCCAGCAAAACAGTTCTGATCAGAGAAAACTGTTTAATGTTACAAAGTCCCTGTTGTGTGACACCAACACTGCATCGTTTCCTCGTGTTGACAATGTTCCGCTTGCCAATGATTTTGGAAATTTCTTTGCACAGAAGATTGAGAATATAAACGCGTCTTTAGCTAATTCATCTACATCATCTGTACCATCTCTACCTGCTACTGACATTACATGCCTGAGAGAATGGTTTACCGGTTTCAAGACTCTCTGTCAAGAACAAGTGCGCTTGTTGATTAGTAAAGCAGCGGGCAAATCTTGTCAACTCGACCCCATTCCCACTCCCATCGTTCTCAAGTTGCTGGATGTTCTACTGCCAGTTATCACTACATTGATTAACCTCTCTTTTGACACCGGTCGATTCGCTGAGGCCTGGAAAGAGGCGCTTGTGTTACCATCTCTCAAGAAGCCTGGTTTGGACTCTGTATTCAAAAATTTCCGTCCAGTCAGTAACCTCTCTTACATTTCTAAATTGTCGGAGAGGGCTGGGGTTCAGCAGTTTATGGAGCATCTGACTGCCAATGATTTACATTCTCAGCTTCAATCGGCGTATAAACAGCAACACAGCACCGAGACGGCCTTACTTAAGTTAAGAATATTTTGA